In the genome of Telluria beijingensis, one region contains:
- a CDS encoding murein hydrolase activator EnvC family protein yields MKGTGSVLLGTLLAVALSGAFATDAWAQRQTERSRQKATAEKQRAGIQQKLAAIKRDISQTESAKEDAADTLAESEAAISDANRALRDLQEEQGATNTRLQDLAAQQEQLNQTIAAQQKQLAKLLRENYVAGNEDRIKLLLSGDNPNRISRDLQLMAYVSQAQARLLGSLRGNLVQIEANRDQVENAQQELEEIAQEQLDQKALLEKEKAKRAALLDNLSSRLADQRKQADRLERDEERMSGLVTRLERLIREQEEAERKRQAALAAQRAKAKAAAEAKAKALAAARAKAAAEKAERDRERERIARENAKPGAKPKPMPEPIKEAPILAQEPEQEDPGPSEPPPPILGPAAASGSFASLKGRMASPVNGSVVARFGGRRGDGPTWKGNFIKAAEGSEVRAVAPGRVVHADWMRGFGNLIIVDHGDGYLSIYGNNQSLLKRPGDSVRAGEAVASAGNTGGNEESGLYFELRHRGKAIDPAGWVRF; encoded by the coding sequence ATGAAGGGAACCGGCAGCGTACTCCTGGGTACGCTGCTGGCGGTCGCGCTGTCCGGCGCGTTTGCAACGGATGCCTGGGCCCAGCGCCAGACCGAGCGCAGCCGCCAGAAGGCGACGGCCGAGAAGCAGCGCGCCGGCATCCAGCAAAAGCTGGCGGCGATCAAGCGCGACATCAGCCAGACCGAAAGCGCCAAGGAAGACGCGGCCGATACGCTGGCCGAGTCCGAGGCCGCCATTTCGGACGCCAACCGGGCGCTGCGCGACCTGCAGGAAGAGCAGGGCGCCACCAATACGCGCCTGCAGGACCTGGCCGCGCAGCAGGAACAGCTGAACCAGACCATCGCCGCCCAGCAAAAGCAGCTGGCCAAGCTGTTGCGCGAAAACTATGTGGCTGGCAACGAAGACCGGATCAAGCTGCTGCTGTCCGGCGACAATCCGAACCGCATCAGCCGCGACCTGCAGCTGATGGCCTATGTCTCGCAGGCGCAGGCGCGCCTGCTGGGCTCGCTGCGCGGCAACCTGGTCCAGATCGAGGCTAACCGCGACCAGGTCGAGAATGCCCAGCAAGAGCTGGAAGAAATCGCCCAGGAGCAGCTCGACCAGAAGGCGCTGCTGGAGAAGGAAAAAGCCAAGCGCGCCGCGCTGCTCGATAACCTGTCGAGCCGCCTGGCCGACCAGCGCAAGCAGGCTGACCGCCTGGAGCGCGACGAAGAACGCATGTCGGGCCTGGTCACCCGTCTCGAGCGCCTGATCCGCGAGCAGGAAGAGGCCGAGCGCAAGCGCCAGGCGGCCCTGGCCGCGCAGCGTGCGAAAGCGAAGGCCGCGGCCGAGGCGAAAGCGAAGGCCCTGGCGGCGGCGCGCGCCAAGGCCGCCGCTGAAAAGGCCGAGCGCGACCGCGAGCGCGAGCGCATCGCGCGCGAGAACGCAAAGCCGGGCGCCAAGCCCAAGCCGATGCCCGAGCCGATCAAGGAAGCGCCGATCCTGGCCCAGGAGCCGGAGCAGGAAGATCCCGGTCCGAGCGAACCGCCGCCGCCGATCCTGGGGCCGGCCGCCGCCAGCGGCTCGTTCGCTTCGCTCAAGGGCCGCATGGCCAGCCCGGTCAACGGCAGCGTGGTGGCCCGCTTCGGCGGCCGGCGCGGCGACGGCCCGACCTGGAAGGGCAATTTCATCAAGGCCGCCGAAGGGTCCGAGGTGCGCGCCGTGGCCCCGGGCCGGGTGGTGCACGCGGACTGGATGCGCGGCTTCGGCAACCTGATCATCGTCGACCACGGCGACGGCTACCTGTCGATCTACGGCAATAACCAGTCGCTGCTCAAGCGCCCCGGCGACAGCGTGCGCGCCGGCGAGGCGGTGGCCAGTGCAGGCAATACCGGTGGCAACGAGGAATCGGGGCTATACTTTGAGCTCAGGCATCGCGGCAAGGCCATCGATCCGGCGGGCTGGGTCAGGTTCTAA
- the gpmA gene encoding 2,3-diphosphoglycerate-dependent phosphoglycerate mutase, producing the protein MYKIVFMRHGESTWNLENRFTGWTDVDLTEKGVAEAKAAGRVLKEAGFTFDVAYTSVLKRAIRTLWLAMDEMDAMYLPVKNDWRLNERHYGALQGLDKAETAAKFGDEQVLVWRRSYDTPPPALEKDDERTSFGDPRYAALTDAQIPLTECLKDTVARVMPAWDEEIAPAIRAGKNILISAHGNSLRAIIKMLDNISDADIVGLNIPNGQPLVYELDADLKPIKHYYLGDQEAIAAAMAAVANQGKAK; encoded by the coding sequence ATGTACAAGATCGTATTCATGCGCCATGGCGAATCCACCTGGAACCTGGAAAACCGCTTCACCGGCTGGACCGACGTCGACCTGACTGAGAAGGGCGTGGCCGAGGCGAAAGCCGCCGGCCGCGTGCTCAAGGAAGCAGGCTTCACCTTCGACGTGGCCTACACCTCGGTGCTCAAGCGCGCCATCCGCACCCTGTGGCTGGCCATGGACGAGATGGACGCGATGTACCTGCCGGTCAAGAACGACTGGCGCCTCAACGAGCGCCACTACGGCGCCCTGCAGGGCCTGGACAAAGCCGAGACCGCCGCCAAGTTCGGCGACGAGCAGGTGCTGGTCTGGCGCCGCAGCTACGACACCCCGCCGCCGGCGCTGGAAAAGGACGACGAACGCACCAGCTTCGGCGACCCGCGCTATGCGGCGCTCACCGACGCGCAGATTCCGCTGACCGAATGCCTGAAGGACACCGTGGCGCGCGTGATGCCGGCCTGGGACGAGGAGATCGCCCCCGCCATCCGCGCCGGCAAGAACATCCTGATCTCGGCCCACGGCAACAGCCTGCGCGCCATCATCAAGATGCTGGACAATATCAGCGACGCCGACATCGTCGGCCTCAACATTCCCAACGGCCAGCCGCTGGTGTATGAGCTGGACGCCGACCTGAAGCCGATCAAGCACTACTACCTGGGCGACCAGGAAGCGATCGCCGCCGCCATGGCGGCCGTGGCCAACCAAGGGAAGGCAAAGTAA
- a CDS encoding rhodanese-like domain-containing protein → MNFIVDNIFIVAIAVISGAALLWPALAPRGKRATPLQVTQMINRGKTTVVDVRSAEEFAAGHLRDAKHIPLADLGNRIGELDKSKNRTVVVVCQTGARGDKAARRLQAAGFEDVHSLEGGLTAWTAAGLPVTK, encoded by the coding sequence GTGAATTTCATAGTCGATAATATTTTCATCGTGGCGATCGCCGTGATTTCGGGCGCCGCCCTGCTGTGGCCAGCACTGGCGCCGCGCGGAAAACGCGCGACCCCGCTGCAGGTGACGCAGATGATCAACCGCGGCAAGACCACCGTCGTCGACGTGCGCAGTGCGGAAGAATTCGCGGCCGGCCACCTGCGCGACGCGAAACACATCCCGCTGGCAGACTTGGGCAATCGCATCGGCGAACTGGACAAGTCGAAGAACCGTACCGTCGTGGTGGTGTGCCAGACCGGCGCCCGCGGCGACAAGGCCGCGCGCCGGTTGCAGGCAGCCGGTTTCGAAGACGTCCACAGCCTGGAAGGCGGCTTGACGGCCTGGACGGCCGCAGGCCTGCCGGTCACCAAGTAA
- the grxC gene encoding glutaredoxin 3 gives MTAHVVLYHTAACPYCVRAERLLEAKGVHDIERIRVDLDPEQRQIMMQRTGRRTVPQIYVGDTHVGGFDDLYALDQAGRLDPMLKGE, from the coding sequence ATGACAGCCCACGTCGTCCTCTACCACACCGCCGCCTGCCCCTATTGCGTGCGCGCCGAGCGCCTGCTCGAAGCCAAGGGCGTGCATGACATCGAACGCATCCGCGTCGACCTCGACCCGGAACAGCGCCAGATCATGATGCAGCGCACCGGTCGCCGCACCGTGCCGCAAATCTATGTCGGCGACACGCACGTCGGCGGTTTCGACGACTTGTATGCGCTGGACCAGGCGGGACGCCTGGACCCGATGCTCAAGGGCGAGTAA
- the secB gene encoding protein-export chaperone SecB, with translation MSDETLQPVFQIQRVYLKDMSLEQPNSPSIFLEQEAPSIEVSLDVGAESIAEGIYESTVTITVTAKVKDKVAFLVEGKQAGIFEARNIPAEQMDPLLGIGCPNIIYPYLRANIADVISRAGFPPVHLAEINFEAFYQQRAQAMAEAAAAAPAN, from the coding sequence ATGTCTGACGAAACTCTGCAACCAGTATTCCAAATCCAACGCGTCTACCTGAAAGACATGTCGCTGGAGCAACCAAATTCGCCATCGATCTTCCTGGAACAGGAAGCCCCATCGATCGAAGTGTCGCTCGACGTCGGCGCCGAAAGCATCGCCGAAGGCATCTACGAATCGACCGTGACGATCACCGTCACCGCCAAGGTCAAGGACAAGGTCGCGTTCCTGGTGGAAGGCAAGCAGGCTGGCATCTTCGAAGCCCGCAATATTCCTGCCGAGCAGATGGATCCGCTGCTGGGCATCGGCTGCCCGAACATCATCTACCCGTACCTGCGCGCGAACATCGCCGACGTGATCAGCCGCGCCGGCTTCCCGCCAGTGCACCTGGCCGAGATCAACTTCGAAGCCTTCTACCAGCAGCGCGCCCAGGCCATGGCCGAAGCAGCTGCCGCCGCACCGGCAAACTAA
- a CDS encoding SH3 domain-containing protein has protein sequence MLPPRLLAGAPLLALTVLAAPHAVAFDFKTVGTAPAILYETPSARGNKLYTAPPGMPLQVMIAYGDWVKVRDMNGDVAWTQARSLAARRNVLVNKPGGRVHAGPADTSAVLMTADKGVVLELVDPNALVWARVRHRDGIVGYIKVSDIWGL, from the coding sequence ATGCTCCCTCCCCGTCTTCTTGCAGGTGCTCCACTGCTGGCGCTGACAGTGCTGGCCGCGCCGCACGCTGTCGCCTTCGATTTCAAGACGGTCGGCACCGCCCCGGCGATCCTGTACGAGACGCCTTCGGCCAGGGGAAACAAACTCTATACGGCGCCACCCGGCATGCCTTTGCAGGTCATGATCGCCTATGGCGACTGGGTCAAGGTGCGCGACATGAACGGCGACGTGGCATGGACCCAGGCGCGGAGCCTGGCAGCCCGGCGCAACGTGCTGGTGAACAAACCCGGCGGCCGGGTCCATGCCGGTCCCGCCGACACCTCGGCGGTCCTGATGACGGCCGACAAGGGCGTCGTACTCGAACTGGTCGATCCGAATGCCCTCGTCTGGGCGCGCGTGCGCCATCGCGACGGCATTGTCGGCTATATCAAGGTCTCGGACATCTGGGGCCTGTAA
- a CDS encoding NAD(P)H-dependent glycerol-3-phosphate dehydrogenase, with protein sequence MQQNKPNTKITVLGAGAWGTAVAIALAARHDVLLWGRNPQQMAETDAARDNLAYLPGHPLPDTLRVSADFEAALAHVASGIEEDAPLLILACPVAGLRPLLEQLRGRAIPNVVWLCKGFEAGTGLLPHQVVAQVLGESVPGAALSGPSFAQEVARGLPCALTVASSNAELRERVVAAAHGDNLRVYSHDDLVGVEVGGAVKNVMAIATGAADGLGLGLNARAALITRGLAEITRLGLALGAQPGTFMGLSGMGDLILTCTGDLSRNRRVGLALAEGKALDTIVAELGHVAEGVPCAKAVRELARGMGVDMPITDAVASVLFDGVDAAEMAAQLLARDPRVELA encoded by the coding sequence ATGCAACAGAACAAACCCAACACCAAGATTACCGTCCTCGGCGCCGGCGCCTGGGGCACCGCGGTCGCCATCGCGCTGGCCGCGCGCCACGACGTGCTGCTGTGGGGCCGCAATCCCCAGCAAATGGCCGAAACCGATGCCGCGCGCGACAACCTGGCCTACCTGCCGGGCCATCCGCTGCCCGACACGCTGCGCGTGAGCGCCGACTTCGAGGCGGCGCTGGCCCACGTGGCGTCCGGCATCGAAGAAGACGCACCGCTCCTGATCCTGGCCTGCCCGGTGGCCGGCCTGCGGCCGCTACTGGAACAGCTGCGCGGGCGCGCCATCCCCAACGTCGTCTGGCTGTGCAAGGGCTTCGAGGCCGGCACCGGCCTGCTGCCGCACCAGGTGGTGGCGCAGGTGCTGGGCGAGAGCGTGCCGGGCGCGGCGCTGTCCGGCCCCTCGTTCGCGCAGGAAGTGGCGCGCGGCCTGCCGTGCGCGCTGACCGTGGCGTCGTCGAACGCCGAACTGCGCGAGCGGGTGGTGGCGGCGGCCCACGGCGACAACCTGCGGGTCTACTCGCACGACGACCTGGTCGGCGTGGAAGTGGGCGGCGCGGTCAAGAACGTGATGGCGATCGCCACCGGCGCCGCCGATGGCCTGGGCCTGGGCCTGAATGCGCGCGCGGCCCTGATCACGCGCGGCCTGGCCGAGATCACCCGCCTCGGGCTGGCGCTGGGCGCGCAGCCGGGCACCTTCATGGGGCTGTCGGGAATGGGCGACCTGATCCTGACCTGCACCGGCGACCTGTCGCGCAACCGGCGCGTGGGCCTGGCGCTGGCCGAAGGCAAGGCGCTGGATACGATCGTGGCGGAACTGGGTCACGTGGCCGAAGGCGTGCCATGCGCCAAGGCGGTGCGCGAGCTGGCGCGCGGGATGGGCGTCGACATGCCGATCACCGACGCGGTGGCCAGTGTGCTGTTCGATGGCGTGGATGCGGCGGAGATGGCGGCGCAGTTGCTGGCGCGGGATCCGCGGGTGGAGTTGGCGTGA
- a CDS encoding cupin domain-containing protein — MALHHAVSGEKIALQRGDDDIAHFTSVALVKTEHMELIRLVLPVERPIPEHRVDGEVTIVCLEGEIAVDAHDKATHLQPSEMVYLAGGVPHTIRAVSDAVALMTILMGPERSGGPSDDPSGAPPQ; from the coding sequence ATGGCCTTGCATCACGCAGTATCCGGCGAAAAGATTGCTTTGCAACGCGGCGACGACGACATCGCCCATTTCACCTCGGTGGCCCTGGTCAAGACCGAGCATATGGAACTGATCCGGCTGGTGCTGCCGGTCGAACGGCCGATCCCCGAGCACCGGGTCGACGGCGAAGTGACCATCGTGTGCCTGGAAGGCGAGATCGCGGTCGACGCGCACGACAAGGCCACCCATTTGCAGCCGAGCGAGATGGTGTACCTGGCGGGTGGCGTGCCGCACACGATCCGCGCGGTGAGCGACGCGGTGGCCTTGATGACCATCCTGATGGGACCCGAACGTTCGGGTGGCCCGAGCGACGATCCGTCCGGGGCGCCGCCGCAGTGA
- a CDS encoding DUF2461 domain-containing protein, giving the protein MHLRDLTQYLTELNDNNNRPWFLWNKPRYDILRTEFEETVTELIKALTKFDKQVAACNPKKAMFRIHRDTRFSKDKTPYKTRFSAGITPHDKRRPSAGGGSTYYFHIERDGTLGFGVGEYLPPPARLKAIREHVVNDATGFAKLLKNKHLRATYNDMLEEDKLQRPPKGFDPDHQHVEYLKLKSFFVWTEVKLDLNAPDQLVPRLAQGFQDAYALVSWLRSVPEPQEEANE; this is encoded by the coding sequence ATGCACCTGCGCGACCTGACGCAATACCTGACCGAACTGAACGACAACAACAACCGGCCCTGGTTCCTTTGGAATAAGCCGCGCTATGACATCCTGCGCACCGAATTCGAGGAAACGGTCACCGAACTGATCAAGGCACTGACGAAGTTCGACAAGCAGGTGGCCGCCTGCAATCCGAAGAAGGCGATGTTCCGGATCCATCGCGACACCCGTTTTTCGAAGGACAAGACACCGTATAAAACCCGCTTTTCGGCCGGCATCACCCCGCATGACAAGCGGCGTCCGAGCGCGGGCGGCGGCTCGACCTATTATTTTCATATCGAGCGCGATGGCACGCTGGGTTTCGGCGTGGGCGAATACCTGCCGCCGCCGGCGCGCCTGAAGGCGATTCGGGAGCACGTGGTCAACGATGCGACGGGTTTCGCCAAACTGTTGAAGAATAAGCATCTTCGCGCCACTTATAATGACATGCTGGAAGAGGACAAGTTGCAGCGTCCTCCCAAGGGATTCGATCCCGATCATCAGCATGTCGAATACCTGAAACTGAAAAGCTTCTTCGTGTGGACCGAGGTGAAACTGGACCTGAACGCACCGGATCAACTGGTGCCGCGGCTGGCGCAGGGCTTCCAGGACGCCTATGCGCTGGTCAGCTGGCTGCGCAGCGTGCCGGAGCCGCAAGAAGAAGCGAACGAATAA